The following proteins come from a genomic window of Sebastes fasciatus isolate fSebFas1 chromosome 6, fSebFas1.pri, whole genome shotgun sequence:
- the LOC141769771 gene encoding uncharacterized protein LOC141769771 isoform X1, protein MSSVEYLREFVNERLTAAAEEIFGAFNKTIFEYEEEIDRQRKLLDILWKPAIKLHRIELPQQHVCKEEEVLADQQLCIQERNSSLDQEDPEPPQIKEEQEELCISQEGERLELEQETETFMFTPTDEESDHSEDQTLYFIPDKSQSAAETELPASMCVSWIKDESDWEDPEVSESNSDHQLLSHNSHVAESQDQKGGKHARNAEPEEEKNRNHKSNTNNESLLQRHRIIHTVEIPYTCKTCGKDFRHNSQLVCHMRIHSGERPYLCKVCGKGFSQSSGLSAHKKIHTGVRPHLCMTCGKRFSQASGLNAHMRTHTGEKPFLCKICGKTFSEMSKLKRHMRIHTGEKPYACQTCGKYFRRNDELGVHMRRAHTDETLCI, encoded by the exons TGAACGagcgactaactgctgctgctgaagaaatattcGGAGCTTTTAATAAAACTATCTTCGAGTACGAGGAAGAGATCGATCGTCAACGCAAACTGTTGGATATTCTTTGGAAACCTGCAATAAAGTTACACAGGATAG agctcccacagcaacatgtctgtaaggaggaggaggttctcgctgaccagcagctctgtattcaggagaggaactccagtctggaccaagaggacccagagcctccacagattaaagaggaacaggaggaactctgcatcagtcaggagggagagcggCTTGAACTGGAGCAGGAGACTGAGACCTTTATGTTTACTCCTACTGATGAGGAAAGTGACCACAGTGAAGATCAGACTCTGTATTTTATTCCTGACAAAAGTCAGAGTGCAGCAGAGACAGAGCTCCCAGCTAGCATGTGTGTCAGTTGGATAAAAGATGAATCTGACTGGGAAGATCCTGAAGTATCAGAATCAAACAGTGACCACCAGCTCCTCTCTCACAACTCTCATGTAGCTGAGAGCCAAGACCAGAAAGGAGGCAAGCATGCTAGAAATGCAGAGccagaagaagagaagaataGAAATCACAAAAGCAACACTAACAATGAGTCCCTATTGCAGAGACACAGGATAATCCACACAGTTGAGATACCAtatacttgcaaaacatgtggaaaagatttccGACACAATAGTCAGTTGGTATGCCACATGAGAATCCACTCAGGTGAGAGGCCGTACCTTTGCAAAGTATGCGGGAAAGGGTTTAGTCAGTCATCAGGATTAAGTGCTCATAAAAAAATCCACACGGGTGTGAGGCCACATTTATGCATGACATGCGGGAAAAGATTTAGTCAGGCATCGGGATTGAACGCTCatatgagaacccacacaggtgagaagccgtttctTTGCAAGATCTGCGGGAAAACATTCAGTGAAATGTCAAAATTGAAAAGGCATATGAGAATCCACACGGGTGAAAAGCCGTATGCTTGTCAAACATGTGGGAAATATTTCAGACGTAACGATGAATTGGGTGTCCACATGAGAAGAGCCCACACTGATGAGACGCTGTGTATTTGA